The genomic window CTGCATTTGGCCGTGCGGCCGGAGGAGGCGCCGATCACGCTCGACATCCCGCTGCCCTCGGCCGCCCCGCGCGAGGCCAATGGCCTGTCCCAGCCCGATTTCTCGGCGCATCCCTGGGCGGGGCTGGAGGTGCGGGTCAGCCTGGAGGCGCGCGACGGCGCGGGCCAGACCGGCCAGTCCGAGACCGTGCTGCTGACCCTGCCGGAGCGCAGCTTCACCCACCCCGTGGCCCGCGCGCTGATCGAGCTGCGCCGGGTGCTCTCGCGCGATCCGGGGGCGCGGATGGAGGTCATGCGCGGCCTCGACGCCCTGGCGGCCGACCCCGAGGCCTTCGAGCACGATTTCGCCACCTATCTGGGCCTGCGCGTGGCACGGTCCTTCCTCCATCGCGACCGCCGCCCCAGCGCCGTGGCCGAGGCCCAGGCCGTAATGTGGGAAACCGCCCTGGCGCTGGAGGAAGGCCGCGACAGCCGCACCGCCCGCGCCCTGGCCGAGGCCCAGCGCGCCCTGCGCGAGGCCATGCAGGAGGCCGAGCGCAACCCCCAGGACGAGGCCGCCCGCCAGGCCGTGCAGGAGCGCATCCAGGAGCTGCGCGAGGCCATCCGCCAGCACCTCGAGGCCCTGGCCGAGCGCCTGCGCCAGGAAAATGCCGAGGCCCTGCCCTACGACCCCCAGCAGCGCATGCTGGACCAGCGCGACATGGAACGCCGCACCCAGCGCATGGAGCAGGCGACGCGCGAGAACCGCATGCAGGACGCCCAGCGCGAGCTGGCCGACCTGGAGGAAATGCTCCGCGCCCTGCAGGAAGGCCGCATGGCCCGCGGCGAGAGCCCCGAGCGCCAGCGCCAGCGCGAACGCGGCCAGCAGCAGATGGGCGCCGTGCAGGACATGGTGCGCCGGCAGGCGGAGATGCTCGACCAGGGCCAGCGCCGCGCCGAGCAGGAGGACCAGCGCCGCGCCCAGGAACGCCGGCAGCAATCCCCCTGGAGCCAGCGGCCCGCCCAGCCGGGCCAGCAGGTGCCCGAGGCGCGCCAGCAGGCGGAGGCCGAAGCCCGCCAGCAATCCGAGGCCGAAGCGCGCATCCAGCGCGCCCTGCGCCGCGCTTTGGGCGAACTCATGCAGCAATTCGGCGATCTGACGGGCGAGGTGCCCGAGGCGCTGGGCCAGGCCGACCAGGCGATGCGCGAGGCCATGGAGGCGTTGGGCGCCGCCCGTGACGCCCGCCCCGCCCAGCAGGAGGCCATCCGCCGCCTCCAGGAGGGCGGCCGCCAGATGGCCCAGCAGATGCAGCGGCAATTCGGCCAGGGCCAGGGGCAGGGCGAAGGCCAGGGGGATGGCGAGGGCGGGCCGGACGCCAATGGCGAATTCGGCCAGGGCCAGGACGGGCAGGGCAACGAGCTCGGCATGGGCGAGGGGCGCGACCCCCTGGGCCGCCCGCGCGACGCCGCCGGCCAGGCCGAGCATGGCAGCGACACCCGCGTGCCGGACGAGGCGGAACTGCTCCGCACGCGCCGCCTGCAGGAGGAACTCCGCCGCCGCGGCGCCGAGCGCGAGCGGCCGGTGGAGGAGCTGGACTACATCGAGCGGCTGTTGCGGCGATTCTGATCCGCCGCCCGCGCGCGTTCCAACCGCGCCATGGCGATGCCGATGCGCTTGCCGCCATAGATGATGACGCCCGCCACCACCAGCACGAAGCCCACGAAGCCGCCGATGGGCACGCCATAGGCGATCGCCGCCCAGGTCAGCCCCGCCGCGGCGGCGAACAGCGCCAGCATGGCCAGGAAGGCGCCACGGATGGCCCGCTGTTCCGCCTGCCAGAGGGGGTCGTTCGGATCCAGCATCATTCCCCCCAGATGGGGCGGTCTGCGCTCAATGGAAGGTGTGCAGCCCCACCACAGGCACGCCCAGCCCTGGCAGCAGCCCCACCACAGGGCAGCCGGCGGCCAGCCCGGCGGCGACGCCCGTGGCGCTGTCCTCCACCACCAGGCATTCCGCGGGGGCAGGCCGCAGGCGGCGGCGGCATGGGTGTAGAGGTCGGGCGCGGGCTTGGGGCGGGGCACGTCCTGGAAGCTGAAGACGCGGCCCTCGAAGAAGGGGGCGAGGCCCAGCACGGTCATCTTCATGGCCAGTTCCTCCCGCCCGGAATTGGAGCAGACGGCCATGGGCACGCCGCGCGCCGCCAACGCGGCCACGGCCTCGATGGCCCCCGGCATGGGGCGGACGCTGCGGGCGAGTTCGGCGGTGATGCGCGTGGCGACGGCCTCCGGCCAACCCGGCGGCACGAAGGGCACGCGCGCCGCGATGCGCGGCAGCATGTCGGGCAGGGAGACGCCCAGGAATTCGCGCTCGGCCGCGTGCGGCGTCAGCGCCCAGCCCAGCGCCGTGACCTCCTCCGCCACGATGGTGTTGGCGATGCTCTCGCTGTCCGCCAGCACGCCGTCGCAGTCGAAGAGGACAGCCCTGAAGAGGGGAAGCATCAGGCTGAGACAGGCATTCCGGCGGGCCTGGCCGGGGCTTCGGCGCGGGCGCGGGCATGCGGGCAATCCCCGTGCTGCTTCGGGCATTGCCGGGCGCCGGCGAAGCTGCACAAGGCGCGGCCACCATTCCGGGCGCGCAGCACCAAATCCGTCAGCGCGGTGATGAAGGCGAGGTCGCTGTTCTGCGCGGGCACGCGGAAATAGCCGGGAATGCCGAGCTTTTCGGCCTCCTCGCGGTACTCCACATCCAGCTCCACCAGGGTTTCCGAATGCTCGGAGACGAAGGCGATGGGGCAGATCAGGATGGCCGTGCGCTCATGCGCGGCGCGTTCGATCTCGTCCTCGGTGGAGGGGCCGATCCATTTCTGCGGCGTCACGCGCGACTGGTAGCAGACCACGCTGTCCAGATCGGGCATGTCGAGCTGTTCCAGCACGGCCGCGACGGTCTGTTCCACCTGCCACTGGTAGGGATCGCCCGCCTTCACGATGCTCTCGGGCAGGCCATGGGCGGAGAAGAGCACGCGCAGCGGCACGCCGAGCGGCAAGGCGTTGCGGGCATCCTCGATGGATTGGCGCACCAGCCGCGCGGTGGCGGC from Roseococcus microcysteis includes these protein-coding regions:
- a CDS encoding TIGR02302 family protein, with amino-acid sequence MAPPPALHRKRRLARLALWWEGAWPALWPTLGVLGLFGVFALLGLPALLPGWLHALVLLGFALALVPALRHAARGLRAPPETAADRRLEAASGLKHRPLAALQDRPATTGAEGEALWAAHQSRMTALITRLRVGLPRPGLAARDRRALRGGLLVALGAALGVAGADAPALLARGLTPQIAGTAPAAPLRVEAWITPPAYTGAPPIFLDTRGGQVMAPLGSRFQAAVSGGTGVPEIAGLPGAAFAPLGGGSHGAQAVLDTAGRVTLRQGGREVATWEIGVRADAPPRARFTETPARAPRGLALRLPWAAEDDWGVVGLQARLHLAVRPEEAPITLDIPLPSAAPREANGLSQPDFSAHPWAGLEVRVSLEARDGAGQTGQSETVLLTLPERSFTHPVARALIELRRVLSRDPGARMEVMRGLDALAADPEAFEHDFATYLGLRVARSFLHRDRRPSAVAEAQAVMWETALALEEGRDSRTARALAEAQRALREAMQEAERNPQDEAARQAVQERIQELREAIRQHLEALAERLRQENAEALPYDPQQRMLDQRDMERRTQRMEQATRENRMQDAQRELADLEEMLRALQEGRMARGESPERQRQRERGQQQMGAVQDMVRRQAEMLDQGQRRAEQEDQRRAQERRQQSPWSQRPAQPGQQVPEARQQAEAEARQQSEAEARIQRALRRALGELMQQFGDLTGEVPEALGQADQAMREAMEALGAARDARPAQQEAIRRLQEGGRQMAQQMQRQFGQGQGQGEGQGDGEGGPDANGEFGQGQDGQGNELGMGEGRDPLGRPRDAAGQAEHGSDTRVPDEAELLRTRRLQEELRRRGAERERPVEELDYIERLLRRF
- a CDS encoding HAD family hydrolase, which produces MLPLFRAVLFDCDGVLADSESIANTIVAEEVTALGWALTPHAAEREFLGVSLPDMLPRIAARVPFVPPGWPEAVATRITAELARSVRPMPGAIEAVAALAARGVPMAVCSNSGREELAMKMTVLGLAPFFEGRVFSFQDVPRPKPAPDLYTHAAAACGLPPRNAWWWRTAPRASPPGWPPAALWWGCCQGWACLWWGCTPSIERRPPHLGGMMLDPNDPLWQAEQRAIRGAFLAMLALFAAAAGLTWAAIAYGVPIGGFVGFVLVVAGVIIYGGKRIGIAMARLERARAADQNRRNSRSM
- the hemH gene encoding ferrochelatase, which codes for MAVVLFNLGGPDAPESVRPFLVNLFTDPAILRVPGFIRPWLGKLIAWRRTAPAMENYAVLGGKSPLLELTIAQGEALDALLAARDPSAEYKSFVCMRYWHPMSDECARAVKDWGAEEVLLVPLYPQFSTTTTGSSIIAWNEAAAKIGLSLPTTTLCCFHSDEGFAAATARLVRQSIEDARNALPLGVPLRVLFSAHGLPESIVKAGDPYQWQVEQTVAAVLEQLDMPDLDSVVCYQSRVTPQKWIGPSTEDEIERAAHERTAILICPIAFVSEHSETLVELDVEYREEAEKLGIPGYFRVPAQNSDLAFITALTDLVLRARNGGRALCSFAGARQCPKQHGDCPHARARAEAPARPAGMPVSA